A segment of the Symmachiella macrocystis genome:
CGATGGGGGCGCGAAGGGCTTGATCAGATCGCGCCGCTGTGGTTGCTGAAATGTCTGCCGAACATGCCTGCATGTTACATGGCGATCTACAACGACTTGCGGGGTCCGAACAATTCGATCACACAGCGCGAAGCGGCAGCGAATCTGTCGGTCGCTGAAGCGTGTTATGCGATTCAAGAAGGGGCTGCCGATGCGATGGTTAGCGGCGCCACCGGTACAACCATTTTACCGTTCAATCGATTGCATGCGGAACTCGAAGGGCAAGTCGCTCTCGACACACAACATCCCGATGCCGTCTGTCGGCCGTTTGATCGCGATCGGCAGGGAGCGGTCATAGCCGAAGGGGCGGCGGCGTTGGTGCTGGAGGAATATCAAGCGGCCCTGGATCGTGGCGCTACGATTTTCGGCGAGATTCAGGGCGTCGGTTCGTCCTGCGTGGTCAGTCCAGGCCGGGTGGCCCAGCGGGATAAGGCTTTGGCCAACGCGATTGGCGCTGCTTTGCGAAAAGCGCATCTATCGCCGGATGACATCGGCCATGTTCACGCACACGGGTTGAGCACACATCGCTCGGATATAGAGGAAGCCAAAGCGATTCGCACGGTGTTCGGCGAACGGACGTCAAAATTGCCGGTCGTGGCCGCCAAGAGCAACACGGGCAATGCCGGTGCCGGCAGCGGCGCTTTGGAGTTGGTGGCCAGTTTGTTGGCGCTCAAAAAAGGGCGACTGTTTCCGGTTTTGAATTATGAAGAACCCGACCCACAATGTCCGGTCGCGCCGGTCCGTTCGGCGGATTGTGAGGCGGGAGAAAGTTTTGTGAATCTAAGCATTGTCGCCCAGGGCCAAGCAAGTTGTTTGGCGGTGGGGGCTTGTGATTGAGGTTTTTTAGCGGGTGGGGAAGTCGGTTGTTGTGCGGCCCTCGCCCCGGCCCTCTCCCAGAGGGAGAGGGAGTCATAGTGGGAATGGAAGCATGGGCATGAAACGACGCATTGTGATCACCGGTGTGGGTTGCGTGACTCCTCTGGGGGCCAGCACGGAGGAATTGTGGCAGGGATTGACGGCCGGACGATCTGGGATTGGTCCGTTGACGTTGTTCGATGCTGACAATTTTCCCGTGCGGATTGCGGCTGAAGTTCGTGATTGGGACTTGTGGGATGTCGGCGAAAACCCACGGCAATGGGAACATTGTCCACGGCAAACGACATTTGCTATCGGCGCGGGACTCAAAGCGGGACGGGCTGCATCGTTGGAAACATCGCGGATTGATCCGGTGCGCATGGGTGTCTATTTGGGTTGCGGCGAGGCCTTTGCGGATTTTGACCGGTTTACACAATCCATCAGCGGGGCCACGGTTGGCGGAGATACGACCGGCGAATTCAATAGCACGGCGCTACGGATTTTTGATCCACATGCGGAATGTGAATATGAGCCGAATTTGCCGGCGAGTCATCTGGCATCGTTGTTCGACGCGCAAGGCCCCAATTTCAATTGTATCGCTGCTTGCGTCTCTAGTACGCAAGCCATCGGCGAAGCGGCACGGTTGATCCGCCGCGACGATGCCGATGTCATGTTAGCCGGTGGATCGCACAGCACGATACATCCGTTTGGGGTGACCGGTTTTCAACGGCTCTCGGCGTTGAGTACCCGGAACGACGATCCGGCAACAGCTGTCCGCCCTTTTGATCGCGAGCGGGATGGTTTCGTAATTGGTGAAGGGTCAGCTGTCTTCGTGCTGGAAGAACTGGAACACGCGCGGCGGCGCGGTGCGGAGATTTGGGGAGAGGTCGACGGCTATGGGTCCTCGCAAGACGCGTATCGCGTGACCGATACGCATCCCGATGGCCGCGGTATCGCGACAGCCATTGGTCGGGCGTTGTACGAAGCGGAATTGAACGTCGAGGACATCAATTACATCAACGCGCACGGGACCGGCACGGTTCTGAATGACAAGATCGAAACGTTGGCAGTCAAACGAGCCTTTGGCCGACAGGCGCATTCGGTGCCGATTTCCAGCACAAAAAGCATGCTGGGGCACGCGACCACT
Coding sequences within it:
- a CDS encoding beta-ketoacyl-[acyl-carrier-protein] synthase family protein; the encoded protein is MISAFDTKRRVVVTGVGVVSPLGNSVDEFWQALVDGRSGIVAEEPSPQVPMCAGVARDFTGAIDDFGPLEKGLKKTIRKALKLMNRETQMGVAAAQQALNNSELLSVGYEPERVGVCFGAGNVSMMPQDFEAGVRACSDAAGFDFQRWGREGLDQIAPLWLLKCLPNMPACYMAIYNDLRGPNNSITQREAAANLSVAEACYAIQEGAADAMVSGATGTTILPFNRLHAELEGQVALDTQHPDAVCRPFDRDRQGAVIAEGAAALVLEEYQAALDRGATIFGEIQGVGSSCVVSPGRVAQRDKALANAIGAALRKAHLSPDDIGHVHAHGLSTHRSDIEEAKAIRTVFGERTSKLPVVAAKSNTGNAGAGSGALELVASLLALKKGRLFPVLNYEEPDPQCPVAPVRSADCEAGESFVNLSIVAQGQASCLAVGACD
- a CDS encoding beta-ketoacyl-[acyl-carrier-protein] synthase family protein is translated as MKRRIVITGVGCVTPLGASTEELWQGLTAGRSGIGPLTLFDADNFPVRIAAEVRDWDLWDVGENPRQWEHCPRQTTFAIGAGLKAGRAASLETSRIDPVRMGVYLGCGEAFADFDRFTQSISGATVGGDTTGEFNSTALRIFDPHAECEYEPNLPASHLASLFDAQGPNFNCIAACVSSTQAIGEAARLIRRDDADVMLAGGSHSTIHPFGVTGFQRLSALSTRNDDPATAVRPFDRERDGFVIGEGSAVFVLEELEHARRRGAEIWGEVDGYGSSQDAYRVTDTHPDGRGIATAIGRALYEAELNVEDINYINAHGTGTVLNDKIETLAVKRAFGRQAHSVPISSTKSMLGHATTACGAIEAAVCLLAIKHGVAPPTINYSTPDPECDLDYIPNIAREIDCRHVLSNSIGFGGQNAALVLSRFDEASSTATVRWAA